The following proteins are encoded in a genomic region of Maylandia zebra isolate NMK-2024a linkage group LG1, Mzebra_GT3a, whole genome shotgun sequence:
- the chst1 gene encoding carbohydrate sulfotransferase 1, whose translation MQCSWKAVILLALASIAIQYTAIRTLTSKPFQLCPLPSPQNCGLGGQETEPPFERGTAGGGGCDDYPYFSINATRKTHILVLATTRSGSSFVGQLLNQHQEVFYLFEPLYHVQTTLIPRLSHSRNAADRRVMLGASRDLLRSLYGCDLYFLESYIKPTPTNHTTDKLFRRGASRALCQQPVCDAFGPADVNVEEGDCVKKCATLNMTLATEACREKRHVAIKIVRVPEIGDLRALVEDPRLNIKVIQLVRDPRGILSSRIETFRDTYRLWRIWRATGRRPYNLDLSQLTVVCQDFLSSVSTGLTHPYWLKGKYMLVRYEDLAKNPLLKTKEIYDFLGLPMDKNVEDWIHANTRGSNEPSAKHKFGTVRDSAANAESWRLKLSFDMVEYTQTVCQKVLHQLGYKAVKSVEELKNMSLSLVQDKTFVPFL comes from the coding sequence ATGCAATGTTCCTGGAAGGCAGTGATTCTGCTGGCCTTGGCCTCCATTGCCATCCAGTACACGGCCATCCGAACACTCACCTCCAAGCCTTTTCAGCTGTGCCCGTTGCCCAGCCCCCAAAACTGTGGCCTGGGGGGCCAGGAGACCGAACCTCCCTTTGAGCGGGGGACAGCAGGTGGTGGAGGCTGTGATGACTACCCTTACTTTTCCATCAATGCCACACGAAAAACGCACATATTGGTCCTGGCCACCACGCGTAGCGGATCCTCCTTCGTTGGCCAGCTGCTCAACCAGCACCAAGAGGTTTTCTATCTGTTTGAACCTCTTTATCACGTTCAGACCACGCTGATTCCACGTCTATCACATAGCCGCAATGCTGCCGATCGCCGTGTGATGTTGGGGGCCAGTCGAGACCTTCTGCGTAGCCTGTACGGTTGTGACCTGTATTTCTTAGAGAGCTATATCAAGCCAACACCTACGAACCACACCACAGACAAACTGTTCCGTCGTGGTGCCAGCCGCGCATTGTGCCAGCAACCTGTATGTGATGCCTTTGGGcctgctgatgttaatgtggaGGAAGGGGACTGTGTTAAGAAATGTGCAACCCTCAATATGACCTTAGCCACAGAGGCCTGCCGCGAGAAGCGGCATGTCGCAATCAAAATTGTTCGAGTGCCGGAGATTGGAGATCTGCGTGCTTTGGTTGAAGATCCACGTCTGAATATCAAAGTGATTCAGCTCGTCAGAGACCCACGCGGTATCCTGTCATCACGGATTGAGACATTTAGGGATACATATCGTCTGTGGCGTATTTGGCGGGCCACAGGGAGAAGGCCCTATAATCTTGACTTGAGTCAGCTCACGGTTGTCTGTCAAGACTTTCTCAGCTCTGTTTCAACTGGTCTCACCCATCCTTACTGGCTGAAAGGGAAATACATGTTGGTTCGATATGAGGATTTAGCGAAAAATCCTCTTCTTAAGACAAAGGAGATCTATGACTTTCTGGGGCTGCCTATGGATAAAAATGTGGAAGACTGGATACATGCAAACACTCGGGGCAGCAATGAGCCTTCAGCAAAACACAAGTTTGGTACGGTGAGGGACTCAGCAGCTAATGCAGAGAGCTGGCGCTTAAAACTATCTTTTGATATGGTGGAATACACACAGACTGTGTGTCAAAAAGTACTTCACCAGCTTGGATACAAAGCTGTGAAATCAGTGGAGGAACTGAAAAATATGTCCCTCTCACTGGTACAGGACAAAACTTTTGTACCATTTTTGTAA